Proteins found in one Clostridium butyricum genomic segment:
- a CDS encoding DedA family protein, with protein MTYLSYIVDVFLHLDKYLGVIINNYGFETYLILFCIIFLETGLVVTPFLPGDSLIFAAATFSALGMLNIYILIIVLIAAAILGDTVNYEIGRHLGNKIIKSGKFIKKEHIDKTNRFYEKYGGKTIIFARFIPIVRTLAPFVAGIGKMNYKKFISFNAVGGSLWVLIVTLLGYFFGNITIVKENFTIVIMGIIFISVLPVILNLFKKKQLS; from the coding sequence ATGACATATTTAAGTTATATAGTAGATGTGTTTTTACATCTTGATAAATATTTGGGGGTCATAATAAATAATTATGGATTTGAAACATATCTTATATTATTTTGTATAATATTTTTAGAAACAGGTCTGGTTGTAACACCATTTCTTCCAGGTGATTCATTAATATTTGCAGCAGCTACTTTTTCAGCACTTGGAATGTTAAATATATATATATTGATAATAGTTTTAATTGCTGCAGCCATTTTGGGGGATACTGTAAATTATGAAATAGGAAGACATTTAGGTAACAAAATAATTAAAAGTGGTAAGTTTATAAAAAAAGAACACATAGATAAAACAAATAGGTTTTATGAAAAGTATGGTGGAAAGACTATTATTTTTGCAAGATTTATACCAATAGTAAGAACTTTAGCACCATTTGTAGCTGGTATAGGAAAGATGAATTATAAAAAATTCATTTCTTTTAATGCTGTTGGGGGGAGTTTATGGGTTCTGATTGTGACTTTATTAGGTTACTTTTTTGGGAATATAACTATTGTGAAAGAGAACTTTACTATAGTTATTATGGGGATAATATTCATTTCAGTTCTTCCAGTGATATTGAATTTATTTAAAAAGAAACAGCTTAGCTAA
- a CDS encoding zinc-ribbon domain containing protein, whose product MLERICVQCGKKFKIEDSEIDFYNKKDLNLPKRCKECRDKNKNSNDKSELKKETSNKSENIKLNNKKNKNLWKIIIASIVVIIGLFEGGANYYSSLHSNKNNSTVQKNTSTSENKQNQDKSLIYEFRTAKDCADHFKKHGNEFGYKTEQQYLEGANRVIKSSDSLHKKEKEDGDDVYYLKDSNEFVIVSTTGYIRTYFKPDDGIAYYNRQ is encoded by the coding sequence ATGTTAGAAAGAATATGTGTACAATGCGGGAAAAAATTTAAGATTGAAGATTCAGAAATAGATTTCTATAATAAAAAGGATCTTAATTTACCTAAAAGATGTAAAGAATGTAGAGATAAAAATAAAAATAGTAACGATAAAAGCGAATTAAAAAAAGAGACTTCAAATAAAAGTGAAAATATAAAATTAAACAATAAGAAGAATAAGAATTTATGGAAGATAATAATAGCATCAATTGTTGTTATTATAGGATTATTTGAAGGAGGCGCTAATTACTATAGTAGTTTACACTCAAATAAAAATAATTCAACTGTACAAAAAAATACTAGTACATCAGAAAATAAACAAAATCAAGATAAGTCTTTAATATATGAGTTTAGAACAGCAAAAGATTGTGCAGATCACTTTAAAAAACATGGGAATGAGTTCGGATATAAGACTGAGCAGCAATATTTAGAAGGTGCAAACAGAGTAATTAAATCTTCCGATTCATTACATAAGAAAGAAAAGGAAGATGGGGATGATGTGTATTATCTTAAAGATAGTAATGAATTTGTAATAGTTTCTACTACTGGATATATAAGAACTTACTTTAAACCTGATGATGGAATAGCATATTATAATAGACAGTAA
- a CDS encoding DUF4317 domain-containing protein, producing MRKKDILELKRRLKKDDCTFTKMCGCYVNGEKNILLKFNETFLNLEEDEFFKYLEIAKKSLSGTIGNNLLELEFPFNEEEEGGRQYSLMQLKKSGLKNEALLDEFYNNIINNYDYTGNFLILLFHDAYDIITKTTDNSKLDESEEVYEYILCAICPVSLSKPGLSYHADDNRIGARTRDWVVESPTNSFIFPAFIERSSDIHSVIYYTKNPKDTHPELMEGTLGCASKQTAAEQKEVFTNIIRNAVGSDDEKSENIFMEIQDTLNTLVDDHNTVNGDDADPILLTDNTISDLLIESGVPEEISVKIEKSYLDEFGDTPPLADNLIDSKTLAKNEQKKREKRLEKQVKMLENKLEITKQTFKSDVENSDTAEFINSSNLNDESSMSESESLNNESESSLKILKDDSETNLESINQNSHIASENESLLENENTDEDLNSDSSYVKNSDAHLEAASDLENSSSSDYDIVLQVKPEKLDQIKYQIIEGKKYLVIPVDDTDQANVNGINKLI from the coding sequence ATGAGAAAGAAAGATATATTAGAATTGAAAAGACGTTTAAAAAAAGATGACTGTACATTTACTAAAATGTGTGGATGCTATGTAAATGGAGAAAAAAACATCCTATTAAAATTTAATGAAACTTTTTTGAATCTTGAAGAAGATGAATTTTTTAAATATTTAGAAATTGCAAAAAAATCATTATCAGGAACAATAGGTAACAACCTGCTTGAACTTGAATTTCCTTTTAACGAGGAAGAAGAAGGTGGAAGACAGTATAGTCTTATGCAACTAAAAAAAAGCGGACTAAAAAATGAAGCTCTACTTGATGAATTTTACAATAATATTATAAACAATTACGATTATACTGGAAATTTCTTGATACTTCTCTTCCATGATGCTTATGATATTATTACAAAAACTACAGATAATTCAAAATTAGATGAATCTGAAGAAGTTTATGAATATATATTATGTGCTATATGTCCAGTATCACTATCAAAACCAGGATTAAGCTATCATGCAGACGATAATAGAATAGGTGCTCGTACAAGGGATTGGGTAGTAGAAAGTCCCACTAATAGTTTTATATTTCCTGCTTTTATAGAAAGAAGTTCTGACATACATTCTGTTATATATTATACAAAAAATCCAAAAGATACACATCCTGAATTAATGGAAGGTACTCTTGGATGTGCTTCAAAACAAACAGCTGCAGAACAAAAAGAGGTATTTACAAATATTATTCGTAATGCTGTAGGAAGTGATGATGAAAAATCCGAAAATATATTCATGGAAATTCAAGATACGTTAAATACACTCGTAGATGATCATAATACCGTAAATGGTGATGATGCAGACCCTATTCTACTTACTGACAATACTATTTCAGATCTTCTTATTGAAAGTGGTGTCCCTGAAGAAATATCAGTAAAAATTGAGAAATCCTATTTAGATGAATTTGGTGATACACCTCCTTTAGCTGATAATTTAATTGATTCTAAGACTCTTGCAAAAAATGAACAGAAAAAGAGAGAAAAAAGACTAGAAAAGCAAGTTAAAATGCTTGAAAATAAACTTGAAATTACAAAACAAACATTCAAATCTGATGTAGAAAATTCAGATACTGCAGAATTTATTAATAGCTCTAACTTAAATGATGAAAGTTCTATGTCTGAATCAGAATCTCTAAATAATGAATCAGAATCATCTTTAAAAATCCTTAAAGACGATTCTGAAACTAATCTTGAATCTATAAATCAAAATAGTCATATAGCTTCAGAAAATGAATCATTATTAGAAAATGAAAATACTGATGAAGATTTAAATAGCGATTCATCATATGTCAAAAATTCTGATGCACACTTAGAAGCTGCTTCTGATTTAGAAAATTCTTCTTCCTCAGATTATGATATAGTACTTCAAGTAAAACCTGAGAAGCTTGATCAGATAAAATATCAAATAATCGAGGGTAAGAAATATCTTGTAATTCCAGTTGATGATACAGATCAAGCTAATGTAAATGGTATTAATAAATTAATCTAA
- a CDS encoding flavodoxin family protein: MKVLLINGSPKLKGCTYTALNEIAKELEAENIETEIFHIGNQPIRGCIGCGGCKSNNRCVFNDDTVNKAIEKVKEADGIIFGSPVHYAAASGSLTSFLDRLFYAYGGKFLAYKPGAAIVSCRRGGSTAAFDQLNKYFTISNMPIVSSQYWNMVHGNTPDKVRQDLEGMQIMRTLGRNMAWLLKSINIGKKAGLKLPHKEPRAITNFIH; this comes from the coding sequence ATGAAAGTATTACTTATAAATGGCAGTCCTAAATTAAAAGGCTGTACCTATACTGCTTTAAATGAAATTGCAAAAGAATTAGAAGCTGAAAATATAGAAACTGAAATTTTTCATATTGGTAATCAGCCAATAAGAGGGTGTATTGGCTGTGGTGGATGTAAATCTAATAATAGATGTGTATTTAATGATGATACTGTAAATAAAGCTATCGAAAAAGTTAAAGAGGCTGATGGAATTATCTTCGGATCACCTGTACACTATGCTGCGGCCTCTGGCAGTTTAACTTCATTCCTAGATAGACTTTTCTATGCTTACGGAGGAAAATTTCTTGCATACAAACCTGGTGCAGCAATTGTAAGCTGCCGTCGAGGCGGCTCAACAGCTGCTTTTGATCAATTAAATAAATATTTCACTATTTCTAATATGCCAATTGTGTCATCTCAATATTGGAATATGGTACACGGGAACACTCCAGATAAAGTTAGACAAGATCTTGAAGGAATGCAAATTATGAGAACTCTAGGCCGAAACATGGCTTGGCTCTTAAAATCTATAAATATTGGAAAAAAAGCAGGTTTAAAATTACCACATAAAGAACCTCGCGCAATAACTAACTTTATACATTAA
- a CDS encoding GNAT family N-acetyltransferase, giving the protein MEFRKTIEEDIDYIMNIIKQAQEYFKEEGIDQWQNNYPNYETIKNDINNGESYVLIENNNIIATIAVSFKGESTYSKIYNGDWLTNDRYAVIHRVAVDNSYKGLGISSKIIKYVELLCLDKKVSSIKVDTHEQNMSMQKLLEKNSFVYCGKIYLEDGSSRIAFEKIL; this is encoded by the coding sequence ATGGAGTTTAGAAAAACAATTGAAGAAGATATTGATTATATAATGAATATTATTAAGCAGGCTCAGGAATATTTTAAAGAAGAAGGTATTGATCAATGGCAAAATAATTATCCTAATTATGAAACAATAAAGAATGATATTAATAATGGAGAAAGCTATGTATTGATAGAAAACAATAATATTATAGCTACTATAGCAGTTTCATTTAAAGGAGAATCAACATATAGTAAGATATATAATGGAGATTGGCTTACTAATGATAGATATGCAGTTATACATAGGGTAGCAGTTGATAATAGCTATAAAGGATTAGGAATATCATCAAAAATCATAAAATATGTTGAATTACTTTGTTTAGATAAAAAAGTTAGTAGTATTAAAGTGGATACTCATGAGCAAAACATGTCTATGCAAAAGTTGCTTGAGAAAAATAGTTTTGTATATTGTGGAAAGATCTATTTAGAAGATGGTAGCAGTAGAATAGCATTTGAAAAGATACTATAA
- a CDS encoding HAD family hydrolase, with protein sequence MKKLKGVLFDMDGVIFDTEKAYLETWTEVFQRYGYELKKETYISIMGTGRDNAVRTFKNVFGEMLPIEEMYKVKDKMLKEIVESGKVCMKPGVKELLLYLKKNNIKTALATSARRWRAEIQLEMAEINGLFDVVVCGDEIRRLKPNPEIFIKTAGKLELEPEECIVIEDSPAGIKAAFDGGMYGIHVEDLKEADENILKCCKANFKNLIEIKTYIKEEVLK encoded by the coding sequence ATGAAAAAATTAAAAGGTGTACTATTTGATATGGATGGAGTGATTTTTGATACAGAGAAAGCTTATCTTGAAACTTGGACCGAAGTTTTTCAAAGATATGGATATGAACTTAAGAAAGAAACATATATATCTATAATGGGAACTGGAAGAGATAACGCTGTGAGAACTTTTAAAAATGTTTTTGGAGAGATGCTTCCAATAGAAGAAATGTATAAAGTAAAAGATAAAATGCTTAAAGAGATAGTAGAAAGTGGAAAAGTTTGTATGAAACCTGGAGTTAAGGAGCTCCTTTTATATTTAAAAAAGAATAACATAAAAACTGCTCTTGCCACAAGTGCGAGAAGGTGGCGTGCAGAAATTCAGCTTGAAATGGCTGAAATTAATGGCTTGTTTGATGTTGTAGTATGTGGAGATGAAATAAGAAGATTAAAACCAAATCCTGAAATTTTTATTAAAACAGCAGGAAAACTTGAATTAGAACCTGAGGAATGTATTGTTATTGAAGATTCACCAGCTGGTATTAAAGCAGCTTTTGATGGAGGAATGTATGGTATTCATGTTGAAGATTTAAAAGAGGCTGACGAAAATATACTTAAATGTTGCAAGGCAAATTTTAAAAACCTTATAGAAATTAAGACATATATTAAGGAAGAAGTTCTCAAATAA
- a CDS encoding CYTH domain-containing protein has protein sequence MEIERKWLFKSIAAPKGTKILGEYFYKQAYISINPEVRIRSRRKADEDNFTYALCIKSKGTLERIEVQKELTEKEFNELMVVGNIKEEDFIEKHFYKYSVNNHELTLGVTDIGRSTEFFYGEIEFNSSEDAVLFTPPKWFGEEVTDDPQYKMSNFWEKTRIKSK, from the coding sequence ATGGAAATAGAAAGAAAATGGTTATTTAAATCAATTGCTGCACCTAAAGGAACTAAAATTCTCGGAGAATATTTTTATAAACAAGCATATATAAGTATAAATCCTGAAGTTCGTATAAGATCACGAAGGAAAGCAGACGAGGATAATTTCACCTATGCATTATGCATTAAAAGCAAAGGAACTCTTGAACGAATTGAAGTACAGAAGGAACTTACAGAAAAAGAATTTAATGAACTTATGGTTGTAGGCAATATAAAAGAAGAAGATTTTATTGAAAAACATTTCTACAAATATTCAGTTAATAATCATGAATTAACCCTAGGAGTCACAGATATAGGAAGGTCAACTGAGTTTTTTTATGGAGAAATTGAATTCAATTCATCAGAAGATGCTGTTTTATTTACACCACCTAAATGGTTTGGAGAAGAGGTTACGGATGATCCTCAATATAAAATGTCAAACTTTTGGGAAAAAACCCGTATAAAAAGTAAATAA
- a CDS encoding diguanylate cyclase translates to MFLKYKNHFFLLIIIIMISTVFIPTANFSDTIEAQNGTITYSDYSILKNNNVKLNGQWDLYYNELLTPEDIKKRTPSNFYAIPGRLSNQIENVKSGYMTLHLRIQVPEDDIYGIYFYGLFTSSEIWINNIKYGGHGKIGKNFNDEKASYRPQYLFFPSENNQIDIVINTSVYREIEPFLRSPIFGVKDNITKLNFIKTSVDGFTIGIMLIMFIINAGFFFARTKQKRHLYFSIICLVLILRCLVFNSRLLVQFFPNIPFEVISKTAAITFYLWATFYVLFLNDIFNNRLYIKKPAILFGWSFTILCLLTPNIIYDRIQTVPQIIVGIFIVYVLIFMIKELINKNKNIMLNFISFIVLCLTALNDILVNNSVIPNPYSALYGGILFVIVESFYIIIDYLQSIKKLEKLNTDGLTSLFNNKYIKILLSNMIDRYIYWNEKFSVIMIDIDNFKSINDTYGHLYGDRVILDVATILIYISDNKGYAGRFGGDEFILILPNTSEEEAIDIGKDIMKKIERLNTLNESERPISLSIGVYENTCDNIHDCMNNADSAMYKSKTNGKNQINIISSSII, encoded by the coding sequence ATGTTTTTAAAATACAAAAATCACTTTTTTTTATTGATTATTATAATTATGATTTCAACTGTATTTATTCCAACAGCAAACTTTTCAGATACTATTGAGGCTCAAAATGGGACAATTACATATTCAGATTATTCCATTTTAAAAAATAATAATGTAAAGCTAAATGGTCAATGGGATTTATACTACAATGAACTCTTAACCCCTGAAGATATAAAAAAGAGAACCCCTAGTAACTTTTATGCTATACCAGGACGATTAAGTAATCAAATAGAAAATGTTAAAAGTGGATACATGACATTACACCTACGCATTCAAGTACCAGAAGACGATATCTATGGTATTTATTTTTACGGTCTTTTTACTTCTTCAGAAATATGGATAAACAATATTAAATATGGAGGACACGGTAAAATTGGAAAAAACTTTAATGATGAAAAAGCTAGCTATAGACCTCAATATTTATTCTTTCCTTCAGAGAATAATCAAATTGATATTGTTATAAATACAAGTGTATATAGAGAAATAGAACCATTTTTACGTTCTCCAATATTTGGAGTAAAAGATAACATAACAAAACTTAATTTTATAAAGACTTCTGTCGATGGATTCACTATTGGTATAATGTTAATTATGTTTATTATAAATGCTGGATTTTTCTTTGCTAGAACAAAACAAAAAAGACATCTATATTTTTCCATAATATGTTTAGTACTAATTTTGCGCTGTCTAGTATTTAATAGCCGATTATTAGTTCAATTTTTTCCCAACATCCCTTTTGAAGTTATAAGTAAAACTGCTGCTATAACTTTTTATCTTTGGGCAACTTTTTATGTTCTTTTTTTGAATGATATTTTTAATAATAGACTTTATATAAAAAAACCTGCTATTTTATTTGGTTGGAGTTTCACAATATTATGTCTTTTAACACCAAATATTATATATGATAGAATCCAAACCGTTCCTCAGATAATAGTAGGAATATTTATTGTATATGTCTTAATTTTTATGATAAAAGAATTAATTAACAAAAATAAAAATATAATGCTTAACTTTATATCATTTATTGTATTATGCTTAACTGCATTAAATGATATACTAGTTAATAACTCTGTTATTCCTAATCCTTATTCTGCATTATATGGTGGTATTCTTTTTGTAATTGTAGAATCCTTTTATATTATTATTGATTATCTTCAAAGTATAAAAAAACTCGAAAAGTTAAATACAGATGGACTAACTTCTTTATTTAACAATAAATACATTAAAATACTATTATCCAATATGATAGATAGATATATTTATTGGAATGAAAAATTTTCTGTAATTATGATTGATATTGATAATTTCAAATCAATTAATGATACTTATGGACATTTATATGGTGACAGAGTAATCCTTGATGTTGCAACAATACTTATATATATTTCTGATAATAAGGGATATGCAGGTAGGTTTGGTGGTGATGAATTTATTCTTATTCTTCCTAATACTAGTGAAGAAGAAGCTATAGATATTGGAAAAGACATTATGAAAAAAATTGAACGTCTAAATACTCTTAATGAATCCGAAAGACCAATCTCATTAAGTATTGGTGTTTATGAAAATACTTGTGATAATATCCATGATTGCATGAACAATGCTGACAGTGCCATGTATAAATCAAAAACAAATGGTAAAAATCAAATAAATATAATTAGTTCATCTATAATTTAA
- a CDS encoding AraC family transcriptional regulator, whose product MKNCTSCKESIDNCLKTKSFSIAHLHTEEETMKIHIHDCYEIYYSISGGKQFLIDNKFYDINPGDLFVINQFESHYVSQISQMIHERIVISIHPDFLKQISSTKTDLNYCFTHRDNNFIHKISLDKEQQNRFMYFINKIAACEGFGSDMIEHATFIELITSITKIYVDNKDLSSSQYKYNNQIQEIIRYINDNISENMSIEHLSEHFFLSESYICRIFKLSTGTTINKYITARRISMAKSMLSNGMSINDVCSNCGFNDYSNFLKSFKKAVGVSPKKYSNFSMS is encoded by the coding sequence ATGAAAAATTGTACATCCTGCAAAGAATCAATCGATAACTGTCTCAAAACAAAAAGCTTTTCAATAGCTCATCTACACACTGAAGAAGAAACTATGAAAATACACATACATGACTGTTATGAAATTTATTATTCAATCTCAGGAGGTAAACAGTTTTTAATTGATAATAAATTTTATGATATCAATCCTGGTGATCTCTTTGTAATCAATCAGTTTGAAAGTCACTATGTATCTCAGATAAGTCAAATGATTCATGAAAGAATAGTTATTTCTATTCATCCTGATTTTTTAAAACAAATATCTAGTACAAAAACAGACTTAAATTATTGCTTTACTCATCGTGATAATAATTTTATACATAAAATCAGTCTTGATAAAGAACAGCAAAATAGATTCATGTATTTTATAAATAAAATAGCTGCATGTGAAGGATTTGGTTCGGACATGATTGAACATGCAACTTTTATAGAACTTATTACATCTATAACTAAAATTTATGTTGATAATAAGGATTTATCAAGTTCACAGTATAAATATAATAATCAAATTCAAGAAATAATACGTTATATAAATGATAATATTTCTGAAAATATGTCAATTGAACATCTTTCTGAACATTTCTTTTTAAGCGAATCATATATATGCCGAATATTTAAATTATCAACTGGAACCACAATTAATAAATATATTACGGCACGAAGAATTTCAATGGCAAAATCTATGCTTAGTAATGGAATGAGTATAAATGATGTATGTTCTAATTGTGGGTTTAATGATTACAGCAATTTTCTTAAATCATTTAAAAAAGCTGTAGGTGTATCTCCTAAAAAGTATTCAAATTTTAGCATGAGTTAA
- a CDS encoding gluconate 5-dehydrogenase — MKNFSLEGKIALVTGASYGIGFAIAKSYGKAGATIVFNDINQELVEKGVKAYAEEGIEAHGYVCDVTDEEMVNELVAKVEKEVGIIDILVNNAGIIKRIPMLEMKAEDFRKVIDVDLNAPFIVSKAVIPGMIKKGHGKIINICSMMSELGRETVAAYAAAKGGLKMLTKNIASEYGEHNIQCNGIGPGYIATPQTAPLRELQADGSRHPFDQFIIAKTPAARWGTPEDLTGPAIFLASDASDFVNGHVLYVDGGILAYIGKQPQ; from the coding sequence ATGAAAAACTTCTCACTAGAAGGTAAAATTGCATTAGTTACAGGAGCATCATACGGAATAGGTTTTGCTATTGCTAAGTCATATGGTAAGGCAGGAGCAACAATAGTATTTAATGATATAAATCAAGAACTAGTTGAAAAAGGTGTAAAGGCATATGCAGAAGAGGGAATTGAAGCTCATGGATATGTATGTGATGTTACTGATGAAGAAATGGTAAATGAACTAGTTGCTAAAGTTGAAAAAGAAGTTGGAATAATTGATATTCTTGTAAATAACGCAGGGATAATAAAGAGAATTCCAATGCTTGAAATGAAAGCTGAAGACTTTAGAAAGGTAATAGATGTAGATTTAAATGCACCATTTATCGTTTCAAAAGCAGTAATTCCAGGTATGATTAAAAAAGGTCATGGGAAAATAATTAACATCTGTTCAATGATGAGTGAACTTGGAAGAGAAACTGTTGCAGCTTATGCAGCTGCTAAAGGTGGACTTAAGATGTTGACTAAAAATATAGCATCTGAATATGGTGAACATAATATCCAATGTAATGGTATTGGGCCAGGTTATATTGCTACACCACAAACTGCACCACTTAGAGAGTTACAGGCTGATGGTTCAAGACATCCATTTGATCAATTTATTATAGCTAAAACTCCAGCAGCTAGATGGGGAACTCCAGAAGATCTTACAGGTCCAGCTATATTTTTGGCATCTGATGCATCAGATTTTGTGAATGGACATGTATTATATGTTGATGGTGGAATATTGGCTTATATTGGAAAGCAACCACAATAA
- a CDS encoding RpiB/LacA/LacB family sugar-phosphate isomerase translates to MKIALINENSQAAKNEIIYSTLKKVVEPMGHEVFNYGMYSAEDEAQLTYVQNGILTAILLNSGAADYVITGCGTGEGAMLACNAFPGVLCGHVVDPSDAYMFAQINDGNAIAMPYAKGFGWGAELNLQYIFEKLFEGESGQGYPKDRVVPEQRNKKILDEVKKITHRDMLSILKEIDQDLLKGAVSGPKFQEYFFANCKCEEIKSYITELLQ, encoded by the coding sequence ATGAAAATAGCTTTAATCAATGAGAACAGTCAAGCAGCTAAAAATGAAATTATATATTCTACATTAAAAAAAGTTGTAGAACCAATGGGACATGAAGTATTTAATTATGGAATGTACAGTGCTGAAGATGAAGCTCAATTAACATATGTACAAAATGGGATTTTAACAGCAATATTATTAAATTCAGGAGCAGCTGATTATGTTATTACAGGATGTGGAACTGGTGAAGGTGCTATGCTTGCATGTAATGCATTCCCAGGAGTATTATGTGGTCATGTTGTAGATCCATCAGATGCTTATATGTTCGCACAAATAAATGATGGTAATGCTATTGCTATGCCATATGCTAAAGGATTTGGATGGGGAGCTGAATTAAATCTTCAGTATATTTTCGAAAAGTTATTTGAAGGAGAGAGTGGACAAGGATATCCTAAGGATAGAGTTGTTCCAGAACAAAGAAATAAGAAAATTCTAGATGAAGTTAAGAAAATAACACATAGAGATATGCTTTCGATTCTAAAAGAAATAGACCAAGATTTATTAAAGGGTGCAGTAAGTGGTCCTAAATTCCAAGAATACTTCTTTGCAAATTGTAAATGTGAAGAAATTAAATCATATATCACTGAACTATTACAATAA
- a CDS encoding DUF2798 domain-containing protein codes for MGTNKTEKFIFTLMMCACMVLGMTIYNMVLIEGFSSEIFSNLLYDYWPGFIVALILDLFIVGKIAKYIAGKFIKDNDPVIKRILIISFCMVCGMVLCMSFYGAFINVGFSPILPYAYINAVWKNFIVALPLNLLIVSPFVRNIFLKLYPEKC; via the coding sequence ATGGGAACAAACAAAACTGAAAAATTTATTTTTACACTTATGATGTGTGCATGTATGGTCTTAGGTATGACTATATATAATATGGTTTTAATCGAAGGATTTTCAAGTGAAATATTTTCAAATTTATTATATGATTACTGGCCTGGATTTATTGTAGCATTAATCTTAGATTTATTTATAGTGGGAAAGATTGCGAAGTATATCGCTGGGAAATTCATCAAAGATAATGATCCAGTAATAAAACGCATACTTATAATTTCGTTCTGCATGGTTTGTGGTATGGTATTATGTATGTCATTTTATGGTGCCTTTATAAATGTAGGATTTTCTCCTATTCTTCCTTATGCTTACATTAATGCAGTTTGGAAAAACTTCATAGTAGCATTACCATTAAATTTACTTATAGTTTCTCCATTTGTGAGAAATATATTTTTAAAACTTTATCCTGAGAAATGTTAA
- a CDS encoding MarR family transcriptional regulator — MKNYLDNMNLVDLISEMHKILRNKVNNVWDKNNIEKINQTESHILGILGREKRTVAELSRDINISRQAAHKCVQNLIERGYLTVESREGSNKEKLVRLTVKGEKCNDDMLFIKQKIETEIIEEIGESSVEIIKLLLKKKWID; from the coding sequence ATGAAGAACTATCTTGATAATATGAATCTTGTAGATCTTATAAGTGAAATGCATAAAATTTTACGAAATAAGGTTAACAATGTATGGGATAAAAATAATATTGAAAAAATAAATCAGACAGAATCGCATATACTGGGTATTTTGGGAAGAGAAAAAAGAACTGTAGCAGAGCTATCAAGAGACATAAATATATCAAGACAGGCAGCTCATAAATGTGTACAGAATCTAATTGAAAGAGGATATTTAACAGTTGAAAGCAGAGAGGGGAGCAATAAAGAGAAACTGGTACGTCTAACAGTTAAGGGAGAAAAGTGTAATGATGATATGTTATTTATAAAGCAGAAAATTGAAACAGAAATAATTGAAGAAATAGGGGAATCCTCTGTAGAAATTATTAAACTTTTGTTGAAGAAGAAGTGGATTGATTAG